A region of Porites lutea chromosome 13, jaPorLute2.1, whole genome shotgun sequence DNA encodes the following proteins:
- the LOC140922322 gene encoding uncharacterized protein: MAFATPNDSDHVCNYYQLLGLSENASNEEIYRAFRVRALEVHPDKNPEDKVRATKEFQLLTEAKIVLLDAEKRRNLDESLIDNGARNWNALPLLCSICTNCNSNVGSRCLKGMGHINPLIEEFNSASKEYDYRKKTKSKTSPDRNEFLTTLQEVLKKFIITDLHRLYPLMASQKQGPCSKDEVVPPLTELGACLSGSGISSSKSSVPSAATVVEIFNLSFVRKSKKKAPLPPPGTEIPIYDLSSLSNSELEQVLQYFGLPNVNPFSRDSAIKELSLFIPRCNVESKQSGGYQDRSRRLCHQCGRKRFFLFPFSFDTCFACKSVCCWECLSSARRKIPTSGSYDLRSLCKKCLTTYNSREAATWLTHGQYLLGREKKFLEAALAMYNLCNELYPSEIAIIKQAQALFYCNKHERLIHYGKEVLRTTTFERDNTQELQKLVTESLMKVAHDADDSDLLRKANKYEEVINWTAQFSEESGDAIRDLKIEAMRRRQKCFEVYEKVTRRRAKILFSHLTAAIREGSLLTLFTLLQDMDEEAKDACLNQLSMESLETYSQYGKLLLRLAKTTLTFKKDPTGAFSQITDIFWTGYSLFMSNGCREDIFHFVIHFTCQLLKTRHGLFLETLNEITRTNFLQCLHLTEDDIFSPPDIGARRWENVIVEGCDMKMFLKYELAVKKLFETKKWCPVKVALSYYDLTSACKHPSQLLVTLITSAQWFARQMSLPNSDDALQYSCKKMILRLTNLAAALSFEFGIHPHLQYYVARMVLGLQFYACCKVPFGSQDDATTIGEHLNWLVASGRLCPLHKMPVVSPTESVILHVISQDLYSEYLLTLQDELPLQMRPMSESILRYHIYENHWLKRCELQDGDGLRLTAMTELLHAEDWSWDGVQRLLQWNLVPLDSEGWLVVDHQLLEPVASSGIHQLVGLEINKKDYSIRLLTRKKTRQLPSLLCWQDIAIGFTIDSPGCFFSLEAVTPQETLYHPFNKQIFMPEELQASRFLNTLFHTDYLLKQLSTGFEISLYPPFHKRPVHKGLLKGLPNELQKVLLSIPSRGPSLSRVHRFWIQADAMEYDIQENDDSVIWLFGDVDMTVRCKPMFHSQDGELQDQDVLGPDPDSPEGQFVADFTTHYDQIGKCFPEFLRLKELCKVQWLGAFIASFEKSLEEQTKRLESREMDAKYREIYALAVQEAQSESEKQLDGMLLEIRSQVGFISDEMVRLIYQKANIPASYHEIYNWVRFGDSTVIAKTIAYKRVPSVSEIKQQVINEHAMKLRQYRISVSAVKKNCMECLPSTDLANGCCWVPAVCHCDDGRCIYGGVALTPVPRKVTLRMESDFSRVPLTQNFFGKKVRNPPVKPFNPPRIKGRKVPLRNGDPATGPTGGDSGGSSSSGDGEDCKNRGNLSGNGGGDGGDDLKQKKRRQEIRKENERIEKLFGLTEEKRIRDDKMSPKCKQFLEKCEPGLQACKNLFSEFSKHIPPGEEEAKGKDQPHKDIKSALDSIKKGIKPRNWENTVFTGVMTSPDGKFKWTITARTKSSDKQPVPTLELYPRFRTKPYKIRYGQL; encoded by the exons ATGGCATTTGCAACACCGAATGATTCTGATCATGTTTGTAATTACTATCAG CTTTTAGGTCTAAGTGAAAATGCATCAAACGAAGAAATTTATCGTGCTTTCCGTGTACGAGCACTTGAAGTGCACCCGGACAAGAACCCGGAAGATAAAGTCAGGGCCACTAAAGAATTCCAGCTTCTAACAGAGGCTAAAATTGTTCTTTTGGATGCTGAAAAACGGCGAAATCTAGATGAAAGTTTGATTGACAACGGTGCGCGCAACTGGAATGCCTTACCTCTTTTGTGCAGTATTTGTACCAACTGTAACTCAAACGTAGGATCAAGATGTCTAAAAGGAATGGGTCACATAAATCCTCTGATAGAAGAATTCAATTCAGCTTCAAAAGAGTACGATTACAGAAAGAAGACTAAATCAAAAACTTCTCCAGacagaaatgaatttttaactACCCTTCAAGAAGTGCTTAAAAAATTCATCATCACTGATTTACATAGGCTGTATCCGTTGATGGCAAGTCAAAAACAGGGGCCATGTTCAAAAGACGAGGTTGTCCCACCACTAACTGAACTTGGCGCGTGCCTCTCTGGAAGTGGAATTAGCAGCTCAAAGTCGTCGGTTCCCTCAGCAGCGACTGTTGTAGAGATTTTTAACCTATCTTTCGTTCGTAAGTCAAAGAAAAAGGCTCCGCTGCCTCCGCCTGGCACGGAAATTCCAATATATGACCTATCAAGCTTGTCTAACAGTGAACTGGAACAGGTTCTTCAATACTTTGGCCTTCCGAATGTAAATCCCTTTTCTCGAGACTCTGCTATCAAGGAACTAAGCTTATTCATTCCAAGATGTAACGTTGAGTCCAAACAATCTGGTGGCTACCAAGACAGGTCGAGGCGTTTGTGCCATCAATGTGGAAGAAAACGTTTCTTcctctttcctttttcctttgatACTTGTTTCGCCTGTAAAAGCGTATGTTGCTGGGAATGCCTATCCAGCGCAAGACGAAAAATCCCCACAAGTGGCTCATACGATTTAAGATCACTGTGTAAAAAGTGTCTGACCACTTACAATTCAAGAGAGGCAGCAACATGGCTCACACATGGTCAGTACCTGttaggaagagaaaaaaagttcttAGAAGCCGCACTAGCGATGTACAACCTTTGCAATGAGCTGTATCCATCGGAAATCGCCATCATAAAACAAGCACAGGCACTCTTCTATTGTAACAAGCATGAACGGTTGATCCACTATGGCAAAGAAGTACTTCGTACAACTACGTTTGAGCGAGACAATACTCAGGAGCTTCAGAAACTGGTCACTGAGTCCCTTATGAAAGTTGCTCATGATGCTGACGACTCCGATTTGTTAAGGAAAGCTAACAAGTACGAGGAAGTAATTAATTGGACTGCACAGTTTTCCGAAGAAAGTGGAGATGCGATCCGTGATTTAAAGATAGAGGCAATGAGAAGGCGACAGAAATGCTTTGAGGTTTATGAAAAAGTCACGAGGCGAAGAGCAAAGATTCTATTTTCACACCTGACTGCTGCCATTAGAGAGGGTTCTCTCCTGACGTTGTTCACTTTGTTACAAGACATGGATGAAGAGGCAAAGGATGCGTGTTTAAATCAGCTTTCAATGGAGTCACTAGAGACTTACAGTCAATACGGTAAACTGTTGTTACGACTTGCGAAAACGACGTTAACATTCAAGAAGGACCCCACAGGTGCTTTTAGTCAAATCACTGACATATTTTGGACGGGCTATTCTCTCTTTATGAGTAATGGTTGCAGAGAAGACATTTTCCACTTTGTAATCCATTTCACATGtcagttattgaaaacaagacATGGATTGTTCCTGGAAACATTGAATGAAATTACTCGCACCAACTTTCTGCAGTGTCTTCATCTTACTGAAGATGACATCTTTTCACCACCAGACATAGGGGCCAGACGGTGGGAAAACGTTATTGTGGAAGGCTGTGACATGAAGATGTTCCTGAAATACGAACTGGCTGTAAAGAAGCTCTTCGAGACCAAAAAATGGTGTCCAGTCAAAGTTGCCCTTTCTTATTACGACCTTACTTCTGCATGTAAGCATCCTTCTCAACTTTTGGTGACCCTGATAACTTCTGCACAGTGGTTTGCAAGGCAAATGTCATTGCCCAATTCAGACGATGCATTACAGTATTCGTGCAAAAAAATGATCCTGAGACTCACCAACCTGGCAGCTGCACTGTCCTTCGAGTTTGGCATCCACCCACATCTGCAGTACTATGTGGCAAGGATGGTGTTGGGGCTCCAATTTTATGCTTGCTGCAAGGTACCCTTTGGAAGCCAAGACGACGCTACAACCATTGGAGAGCATTTGAACTGGCTGGTCGCTTCTGGGCGTCTTTGTCCATTGCACAAAATGCCAGTTGTCTCACCAACCGAATCTGTTATTTTGCACGTAATTTCACAAGACCTATACTCTGAATATCTTTTAACGCTCCAGGATGAACTGCCACTTCAGATGAGACCTATGTCGGAATCTATACTGCGCTACCACATTTATGAGAATCACTGGCTAAAGCGATGTGAGCTACAAGATGGAGATGGCCTTCGCTTGACTGCAATGACTGAGTTGTTACATGCGGAAGACTGGTCATGGGATGGTGTCCAGCGGCTTCTCCAGTGGAATCTGGTTCCACTGGATAGCGAAGGTTGGCTTGTTGTTGACCACCAACTGTTAGAACCTGTTGCTTCAAGTGGTATCCATCAACTTGTTGGTCTTGAAATCAACAAGAAGGACTACAGCATCAGGCTActaacaagaaagaaaacaaggcaGTTACCCTCACTCTTATGCTGGCAAGATATTGCCATTGGGTTTACCATAGATTCTCCAGGATGTTTTTTCAGCTTGGAAGCAGTGACCCCCCAGGAGACGCTGTATCATCCTTTCAATAAGCAGATTTTTATGCCAGAGGAATTGCAAGCAAGCAGATTCTTAAACACACTGTTCCACACCGACTACCTTCTAAAGCAGTTGAGCACTGGGTTTGAGATTTCATTATATCCTCCTTTTCATAAGCGTCCGGTCCATAAAGGTTTATTAAAGGGTCTCCCTAATGAGTTACAGAAAGTCCTTTTGTCCATACCCAGTCGAGGTCCATCTCTTAGCCGAGTTCACCGATTCTGGATACAAGCAGACGCCATGGAGTACGATATCCAAGAAAACGACGATTCAGTAATTTGGTTGTTTGGAGATGTCGACATGACCGTTCGCTGCAAGCCCATGTTTCACTCGCAGGATGGAGAACTGCAAGACCAAGACGTTCTTGGCCCAGATCCTGACAGCCCGGAAGGACAGTTTGTTGCTGACTTTACCACACATTATGATCAGATCGGAAAGTGTTTTCCCGAATTTCTCCGCCTGAAGGAACTTTGCAAAGTTCAATGGCTGGGAGCTTTCATAGCAAGCTTTGAAAAGAGTTTGGAGGAACAAACCAAACGGCTCGAAAGCAGGGAGATGGATGCAAAGTATCGTGAAATATATGCCTTAGCTGTCCAAGAAGCTCAAAGTGAGAGCGAAAAACAACTGGATGGCATGTTACTTGAAATAAGGAGCCAAGTCGGTTTTATCAGCGACGAAATGGTTCGACTTATTTATCAAAAGGCCAACATTCCAGCTTCGTACCACGAGATTTACAATTGGGTGCGTTTTGGGGATTCGACTGTGATTGCAAAAACAATAGCATATAAACGTGTCCCATCTGTCTCGGAGATTAAGCAGCAAGTGATTAATGAGCACGCAATGAAACTAAGGCAGTATCGAATATCAGTTTCTGCAGTGAAGAAGAATTGCATGGAGTGCCTTCCGTCCACTGATTTGGCCAATGGATGCTGTTGGGTGCCGGCTGTCTGCCACTGTGACGACGGAAGATGCATCTACGGAGGCGTAGCTTTGACACCAGTGCCACGCAAAGTTACTCTCAGAATGGAAAGTGATTTCAGCAGGGTGCCGCTCACTCAAAATTTCTTTGGAAAGAAAGTAAGAAATCCGCCTGTGAAACCATTTAATCCTCCACGAATCAAGGGAAGGAAAGTTCCTTTAAGAAACGGCGATCCTGCGACCGGTCCAACTGGTGGTGACTCTGGCGGCAGTTCGTCTTCAGGTGACGGTGAggactgcaaaaaccgtggcaATCTTTCTGGAAATGGAG GTGGTGATGGTGGGGATGATTTAAAGCAGAAGAAAAGGCGACAAGAAattagaaaagaaaatgaaaggattgAGAAACTATTTGGCTTAACTGAGGAAAAGCGCATTCGAGATGATAAAATGAGTCCAAAATGCAAGCAGTTTCTGGAAAAATGCGAGCCAGGCCTACAAGCATGCAAGAACCTTTTCAGTGAGTTCAGTAAGCATATCCCCCCGGGAGAAGAAGAGGCAAAAG GTAAAGATCAGCCTCATAAAGACATAAAATCGGCCCTAGACAGCATTAAAAAAGGCATCAAGCCCAGGAATTGGGAAAATACTGTTTTCACAGGCGTTATGACGTCTCCGGATGGCAAGTTCAAGTGGACCATCACTGCACGCACTAAAAGTAGCGATAAACAACCGGTACCCACCCTAGAACTCTATCCCCGTTTTCGCACAAAACCCTACAAGATTCGTTATGGTCAACTATAA
- the LOC140922979 gene encoding uncharacterized protein — MSSTLSSEIRNQGNDFFRRAGRALASSSLREAKDLFEQALTCYYRAKDKAVGDRDDECSAAKNIGKAAWKIAGVLSKQEEKPKTIIFYLHEAIKGLCIAYNHSEACKDAEWREEVFETLNVCLQEVLNEADALGDVDQRIAQLEKLCSINTVIEAAPDIQINLATLYFHDGTTKLQNGDYKKCLIRMKDCYRPIEEVKRLCRYAGVTRATHEMLTEARTLEQDVFYHTCSASSIQARVQGDQLLQVALQEQEDLDMTLVFEVIDWYKQAVVLSREVDIEQEAIAESRLGVVYDKVLKLTLRAKAYFTHSFELAESLKPRVFTSQTWYKDCASALKRYQDEARARDEQEKQKQRAKFMEELSEELEDIRAYKSRAIPLIKHLYLNYPPKTLTWKKPSDKEMKKWESLERKSKEYKKILVKALSVYHPDKVDENHHGKKWKVLCEEITKMLTFHYEGTKNISE; from the coding sequence ATGTCGTCTACTCTCTCCAGCGAGATCAGAAATCAAGGCAATGATTTTTTTCGTCGAGCAGGTCGTGCTCTGGCGAGCTCCTCACTTCGAGAAGCAAAGGATCTTTTCGAACAAGCGCTGACTTGCTACTACCGTGCGAAAGACAAAGCGGTAGGTGATCGAGACGACGAGTGTTCTGCGGCGAAGAACATCGGTAAGGCAGCTTGGAAGATAGCTGGAGTACTCAGCAAGCAAGAAGAGAAACCGAAAACGATTATCTTTTATCTGCATGAAGCGATTAAAGGATTATGCATTGCTTACAATCACAGCGAGGCTTGTAAAGACGCTGAGTGGAGAGAAGAAGTCTTTGAAACgctcaatgtttgtttacaagaaGTCCTGAATGAAGCCGACGCTCTGGGTGATGTCGATCAAAGGATCGCGCAGCTGGAGAAGCTATGTTCTATAAACACGGTGATCGAAGCTGCCCCCGACATACAAATCAATCTTGCTACGCTTTACTTTCATGACGGTACCACTAAACTACAAAATGGTGACTACAAGAAATGTCTGATACGCATGAAGGATTGCTACCGACCCATTGAAGAAGTCAAGCGCCTGTGTCGTTACGCGGGCGTCACGCGTGCTACACACGAGATGTTGACGGAAGCGCGGACGCTAGAGCAAGATGTATTTTACCATACCTGTTCGGCCTCGTCGATTCAAGCGCGCGTACAAGGAGACCAGCTTCTACAAGTGGCTCTGCAAGAACAAGAAGACCTCGACATGACTTTAGTTTTTGAAGTTATTGACTGGTACAAGCAAGCTGTTGTCCTCTCCAGAGAAGTTGACATAGAGCAGGAGGCCATTGCTGAAAGTCGCCTTGGTGTGGTGTATGACAAGGTACTGAAGTTAACGCTTCGAGCGAAGGCGTACTTCACCCATAGCTTTGAGCTAGCCGAGTCCCTGAAGCCTCGAGTCTTCACCTCGCAGACGTGGTACAAAGATTGCGCTAGTGCGCTTAAGAGATACCAAGATGAAGCTCGGGCAAGAGatgagcaagaaaaacaaaaacagcgaGCCAAGTTTATGGAAGAACTAAGCGAGGAACTGGAAGATATACGAGCTTATAAATCAAGGGCGATTCCTCTAATTAAGCACTTGTACCTCAACTATCCTCCCAAAACATTAACATGGAAAAAGCCAAGTGACAAAGAGATGAAAAAGTGGGAATCGTTGGAAAGAAAGTCAAAAGAGTACAAAAAGATTCTGGTGAAAGCTCTGAGTGTTTATCACCCCGACAAAGTGGATGAAAACCATCATGGAAAGAAGTGGAAAGTCTTGTGTGAGGAGATCACAAAAATGCTTACTTTTCACTATGAAGGCACCAAGAACATCAGCGAATAA